The window ACATCTCTTGTTATAATATATGGGGGCCATCATTAGTTTAATCATTATACTTTGGATTCATTTGATTTCCATTGGCAGACAAGATAGCGTTCAAAGGACCCCATTATATTTCTCCATGTTAACTCTCCTCCTTTAACAAGCCTGACCGGCCCTCATCATGTGAGATTatcttttatattaaaatatatgggCGATCGATTATTGGTATTGTGTCTATAGATATCCTGCGGTATCTAACGCTCCATCTTATACTTATAGATTTGATGTTCTTGAATACGGTGAAGCATGAGTAtcataaataatgaaaatatcaGGATTATAAACTCTGAATATCTAATATATGATATCGattatttcatattattattgtttttgttATAAAGGAGATACATAAGTCTAGTATAATGAGATAAAATCTTAATAACTAAATAAAGTGACATACTATagcaaaataatttattagcaACCAAGTGATAAATTTTAGTTGTTAAAAAGTGGTTTTTAACAgctataatattttttcaactGTACAATATTTAGTTATCAAACACTTTAGCCATTTAACTATGGCAATTGTTATGCAACTAAGTATTTTAATTGTTATAGATTTTAGTAACGATACTTTGCTATTTAGCAACtaaaaatttactttttttttaatacaagaGAGGCTCAATGCCTAgtataataaaagagaaatcttaaataattaataaagaagcATAGGTAATCCCACTAGATATCGAATCTGTGACTTCAAGGTTAGCAAATAAGGGTGTGTTCCATTGCGCTATATCCTTTTTTTGATAGATAGTTTATTAATTGGTTGCCAAATAAACTCTTGTGACAACTAAACATTTTCACTTTACCAAAGAGTAAAACGTAATTAGTTAATACATATAACAACTATAATGACTTGATTGCATATCAGTTGTTACAACTCATTAGCTAAAGAACTTGACAACTAAATATATGTAATGGCCGAAAGTAtttaaattgttaaaaattactttttagcAATTAAAATTGATCGTTtagttactatatatatatatatatatatatatatttgtagtGGTACACGGGTAGCCCTCGACtgttttattttagaaatgaAATATTGGCATGTTTCCATCTTTGACCAATTTTGACCAATTTTTAATAGGTTCTTCATGCCCACTCAATTAGATGGCCATGCGTACATATACTGGATCGGAGATCACAAACATaagtgaaagaaagaaagaaagaaagaaagaaagtggATTTGTTTTTGTCCAAGCATTAATTCTTACCTTGGGTTGCATATGTTCTCACACGATCACCTTCATCCATCTTCTTATATAAAACATAACCCGTTTGAAAAGTTATACGAACTTTATTAATCCATAATCAATAGCTAACATGATAAATATCTCCATCAGTGAATTCTCTAGGCGGTACTCCTCTTTCACATTGACATCTTTTCGGGtcttttttttgtgattttgttATTTGAAAAACCGtcataacattttaaaatgatCATTTGATGAAATACGATAGTATATTTCAAATAAGGTCCGATAGATAAAGTATGATATGCAACATCACAATATAATTACTCCACTCACttagtgattttttttttcggctgCTCGAAACACTCACTCAATTATTTGTTATATTATAGGTCCGTATATCTAACAAGGAACAGAGGAAATGTCtaatgatgaaaaaaaaaaaacctattcGAAATCTCAAGGTATCAAATAGAAATGGAATGACACTGTATGTACCTCCAATATAATCGAAACAAAGAAGTGGAGTGAACTATATACATaccattttcaaataaattaaccgatttagcttttttttttttttttctttttccttcatttaGGGAATAGCCATCAGAAAGTTACAAGTACATGTGTTTCCagattttaaataaaagttgaatttgtttctctatttttttcaatcGCATTTTGGTATTTGAAAACTCAATGAATCCCGACTAATTCACCTCGAATTAGATCAATCCACTAAGAGTACATGGATTTAACCTgctaattatttaattaattagtatcatatatatatatatatatcattagttatatatatatatatatatatatatgtatgaaagATCGATGAGATGCTTCATGATGAAGTTGCGTTGGGTAATGGGAACCAACAACCAACAGCTGCTTTATATTGACTATTCAGAAGTCAGCAGTCAAAAAGTTAATTAAGAGAGCCACAGGGCACAATTGGATCTTTGGGTTGGGATCCCAGCTTTCATCGATCATGTCACCGATGCATGCATGTGGGTGTTATTAACCCGACTGCTATGAATAATTATAAGGTCAAGTAATCAATATTTCATCACGACCACTCTCTATATAtgtacttttaaaatttcgtATTATATCTTGTTATAATAATCGATTCGTGTATCTAAtcttttaaatataattaactGTTTCAATTTACATTACATTATGCAAGCCAAACACATAAATAGCTTGGTAATTCTTTTGAAGAAAACTTAACTATTTGAGATGGTTGCAACTGTCCAGCTACTCTAAAAACTTTATTTACCTAACCAACGTTGTTGGTTAAAGTGGTTAGTTATTTGTTCCTTTTAAGCAATATCTTAagttcgagtattgtgaatggagaaaatccacgctGGGAGAGCTTCACCTCTTAGTAGACTGACCTAAtttgactggattagtcggagtTCAATTGGGCATCCGAATAGTATGATtcacacccaaaaaaaattattcatttaaaTATAGCAAGGTTTTTTTTCACATAGATATAAAAGAGATTATCAAAACTTATTAAGTCTTTTAATTAAGGACCAAGGGAAATCTCTAAAATTGGAAGAGGTGCAGGCGTCTCCACTGGCCATCCACCCTCTGATTGAGGTCGTTGGCGAGTTCAGATCCCACCAGCAACCTCGATTCGTGATGCGTCACAACAAGCTAAATTTTCAGGTAATTACAGTAGTATActctaaaaatttaatttatttttttacgcATAAAAGAGATTACCAATCCTTAACAAGTCTTTCAATTAGTGGTAAAAAATTCCAAACATGTGTGGGGAGAAATTGTTGACTGAATGCATGAACTAGGAGAGTTTGGTTTTGACACAAAGTAAAGTAATAACTAATggataatttctatttttgtacACGCACTAATCAAATCGTTAATGGAATCAAAAGGTGATGAAACAAGATTCCGTTAACCAAGCAAAGATTGAAAAGGTTGaacaaagaaattattaatgaattttttttatataagatCACGATGTGTGTTGTGCTATGCCATTGGATTTTCGCTTGGATATATAGTTCAATCATGAccatgatatatttaatttttaagaattttaaatCTCTGCACTTAGTCACATACATCGAGCGCAGTTTACTGATTGTATTACGTGATcagaaatataacaaaatattaattaatggacAAAAGTTGGgcagacttttttttttttgggagttCCCGCTACTTTCTAGAAGAGTATGCTGGGAACATCTTTGATTTTGAACACCAGAGCCTTCGCCATATGCttgaaaaaacatatattGATCAAGAGGGAATCTTCCCATGTTTGCTTTTGGCCAAGATCAAGAATAATCTAAACACATTAAGCACAAGAACATATTCTTGGTGGAAAAGTTAGCgtttcaataaataaaagctTTAGTTCTCAACAGAAGGAGAAGCTCTCTGGTTGGACCCTGACGATGCAAATAGCATCCACCCTTACCTATAAAGAGATCTTCTCAATTCTCTGAAAGATTCTTCCCGATCTGTAGCCTAATATCGAAAAATTTAATAGATACCGACTAATTTAGTTCCACGTCAATCTGATGAGGGGATAAAGTTTTCTCCAAGCATGAATTTTTCTAAGCTAAAGTGTACGGCATTGTActacatcttttttttttgcatactCTAATATTTGAAAGTTTAACGGGTCATGACTAATTTAATTCGAGCCCGATGAACTAAAGAGATAAAATTTCCAGatgaattttctcgatttacTTGCAGGGTTTCAACGATCTTGTTCCTTTGACGTGTGGAGGACATTCACTATAGATATCCTAGATCTCAAGAACTAATATCGAGAATTTCAGAGGATGATCTGTgaaaaaaacataataatTCCCTAGGTCATCTGGCCACCTGCAACTGTCCAAGTTCTCTAGGGTTATCCAGGAGATTATTTGTTGACAAATCCAAATTTCCCAGATCCGAAAGCCTTCATGCAGCTAGACTTGAATCCACCAGCTAACACGATGGCTCAACCATCAGTTCCAACTGAAGACTAACCATTACCTAGTTCTCGCAATAATTTTGGGGTTTTAATATATCTACACCTAGCTAGCAAACAGTCAGCCTATTCTTCCAGCATACGTGCAGATTAGGTTAGATTTCAACCTTCAAAGACAATGcccattatatattttctttataagtgGGTCAGTTTGACTGattccataaaaaataaatattgacaAGATATATAAGAAGGAGTTGGGGAGGGGACCATTGCTTTTGGACAATTATCAATTGATTATTATAGGTGCAACTTTTCACTGGACATAAGACCCATCAATCTCTCCCTTGGCCCTCGCTATTGTTTGTATGCTTGTGCTCTCTTCTTATTCTTCCTCTAAACAAAGACTTGCTATTCCCAGCTTCCTACACTCTCTTATTTCCGATGAATCCAGATAAGATAACATTCCGCGGCTCCTTGGACCGTTCGATGCATGAGTGCTCATGCAATCTGGGCCTATAACAGCGTCAGTCCACAAACCTCAAGCCACCTCGAGCCGCCGGTCTTGTCCCCTTGCTATGAGAGAAGATCTTGATCAAGAAGTGGTGATACCGCACCTGTTCAGGTGCCCGATAAGCCTAGACGTGTTCACGGACCCCGTCACCCTTTGCACTGGGCAGACATACGATCGGCCCAATATTGAGAGATGGCTCCAACTCGGCAACCTCACCTGCCCCGTCACAATGCAGAGGCTCCAAGACCCATCCGTCGTCCCAAACCACACCCTCCGTCACCTCATCGAGCAGTGGACTCTTCTGGGTAGGCAACCCGTGGATCCCGGCCGTCCACTGATCGCTCTCAAGCACGACCTCGAGTCCCACGAGAACACCTTGACCGAAAAGCTTCATGCACTCCAGGAAGTCCGGCTTCTCTCTGATGAATCTAAGTCCAGATGTTCTTATTTGATTCGGATGGGATTCTTATCATTGCTGTTGGAGCTCGTTTTCGGGCAAGCACAATCTCTGAAATCCTCTCAGTCTCAGGTGTTTGTGGAAGAAGCGCTTGCTTGTGTGATAAGTTTGTTGGAGGCTGCCGATGAGCCGGAATCTTCATGGTCTATCAATATGTTCAAGGAAGAGTCTAAGTTGGCATCATTCCATGAATTATTCCGAGGGGGAAGTTCCATCACAAAGACGAGTCTGTGCCGTCTTATTGAGGCAATATGTTCATCGCCTCAGACACAAGAAATCTCTACTTTGCTCGTGGAAAACGGTACTAATTTCTCAAACGAGTTGATGGTTCCTCTTTACCAGAACGACGAGGTCTTACTGGAAGCCGGTCTAAGGGCTATAAGGTCCTTATGCTCAGTCCAAGCAAACAGGGACGCCTTGGTTCAAGGAGGTCTCTTGGACGGCCTTGTCGCTCACATTCAGGATGTCACAGTTGGCTCTACCCACCTGATGGCAATGGCGACACTGGAGCAAATCTTAGGACTCGAGAAGGCAAGAGAAGCGCTGCTGGACAACCCGAACGGCATAAAGTCCCTGGTGAAGATGGTCTTTCGGGTGTCTGATCTCGAGGGGAGCGAGAGCGCAGTGAGCTGCCTAACCATAGTGTGTGAGAACTCA of the Punica granatum isolate Tunisia-2019 chromosome 6, ASM765513v2, whole genome shotgun sequence genome contains:
- the LOC116209855 gene encoding U-box domain-containing protein 26-like, coding for MQSGPITASVHKPQATSSRRSCPLAMREDLDQEVVIPHLFRCPISLDVFTDPVTLCTGQTYDRPNIERWLQLGNLTCPVTMQRLQDPSVVPNHTLRHLIEQWTLLGRQPVDPGRPLIALKHDLESHENTLTEKLHALQEVRLLSDESKSRCSYLIRMGFLSLLLELVFGQAQSLKSSQSQVFVEEALACVISLLEAADEPESSWSINMFKEESKLASFHELFRGGSSITKTSLCRLIEAICSSPQTQEISTLLVENGTNFSNELMVPLYQNDEVLLEAGLRAIRSLCSVQANRDALVQGGLLDGLVAHIQDVTVGSTHLMAMATLEQILGLEKAREALLDNPNGIKSLVKMVFRVSDLEGSESAVSCLTIVCENSLRAREAAIGFGVLTQLLLLLQSQCSGRTKTRARVLLKLLRSKEG